In the Nomascus leucogenys isolate Asia chromosome 5, Asia_NLE_v1, whole genome shotgun sequence genome, one interval contains:
- the SPRY2 gene encoding protein sprouty homolog 2, translating into MEARAQSGNGSQPLLQTPRDGGRQRGEPDPRDALTQQVHVLSLDQIRAIRNTNEYTEGPTVVPRPGLKPAPRPSTQHKHERLHGLPEHRQPPRLQHSQVHSSARAPLSRSISTVSSGSRSSTRTSTSSSSSEQRLLGSSFSSGPVADGIIRVQPKSELKPGELKPLSKEDLGLHAYRCEDCGKCKCKECTYPRPLPSDWICDKQCLCSAQNVIDYGTCVCCVKGLFYHCSNDDEDNCADNPCSCSQSHCCTRWSAMGVMSLFLPCLWCYLPAKGCLKLCQGCYDRVNRPGCRCKNSNTVCCKVPTVPPRNFEKPT; encoded by the coding sequence ATGGAGGCCAGAGCTCAGAGTGGCAACGGGTCGCAGCCCTTGCTGCAGACGCCCCGTGACGGTGGCAGACAGCGTGGGGAGCCCGACCCCAGAGACGCCCTCACCCAGCAGGTACACGTCTTGTCTCTGGATCAGATCAGAGCCATCCGAAACACCAATGAGTACACAGAGGGGCCTACTGTCGTCCCaagacctgggctcaagcctGCTCCTCGCCCCTCCACTCAGCACAAACACGAGAGACTCCACGGTCTGCCTGAGCACCGCCAGCCTCCTAGGCTCCAGCACTCGCAGGTCCATTCTTCTGCACGAGCCCCTCTGTCCAGATCCATAAGCACGGTCAGCTCAGGGTCGCGGAGCAGTACGAGGACAAGTACCAGCAGCAGCTCCTCTGAACAGAGACTGCTAGGATCATCCTTCTCCTCCGGGCCTGTTGCTGATGGGATAATCCGGGTGCAACCCAAATCTGAGCTCAAGCCAGGTGAGCTTAAGCCACTGAGCAAGGAAGATTTGGGCCTGCACGCCTACAGGTGTGAGGACTGTGGCAAGTGCAAATGTAAGGAGTGCACCTACCCAAGGCCTCTGCCATCAGACTGGATCTGCGACAAGCAGTGCCTTTGCTCGGCCCAGAACGTGATTGACTATGGGACTTGTGTATGCTGTGTGAAAGGTCTCTTCTATCACTGTTCTAATGATGATGAGGACAACTGTGCTGACAACCCATGTTCTTGCAGCCAGTCTCACTGTTGTACACGATGGTCGGCCATGGGTGTCATGTCCCTCTTTTTGCCTTGTTTATGGTGTTACCTTCCAGCCAAGGGTTGCCTTAAATTGTGCCAGGGGTGTTATGACCGGGTTAACAGGCCTGGTTGCCGCTGTAAAAACTCAAACACAGTTTGCTGCAAAGTTCCCACTGTCCCCCCCAGGAACTTTGAAAAACCAACATAG